The Xanthomonas sp. CFBP 8443 genome has a window encoding:
- a CDS encoding TIM-barrel domain-containing protein, translating to MHNSNRPIRLALKPLPRLLALSLAVLAAGAHAQEVKKDADGVTVRPSAKGAAPVRLQVVDSGIIRVSADPDGDFKRTPSLMRVPVQGDTAFQLDEQGGTVRVKTAKVTAQVSAVDGHVSFADASGKPLLAEVAGGRSFAPLKVEGKSYLSTRQRFASPDDEAFYGFGQHQQGWMNQKGRNVELLQSNIDLAVPYLVSSRNYGILWDNNSITRMGDPRGLQPLPASLKLYDAKGKPGALTARYSVNGKQVLERREKELNYQYLKDLGKFPKKAKPSDKSRMQVTWEGEIEARSGGEHSFSLYASEYAKLYVDGKLVVDRWRQNWNPWHNEFTLALQPGQRHKVKVEWDLIDPSYIALLHRDPLPAAEAKDLSLWSEAGQMIDYYFVAGADADQVIAGYRELTGKAVLLPKWAYGFWQSRERYKSQDELVGALAEYRKRKLPIDNIVLDWSYWPENAWGSHDFDKTHFPDPDGMVKSVHDMHAQIMISIWPKFYPTTANYKELDAAGHMYKRNVEVGELDWIGKGYKNSFYDPYSADAQAIYWRQINDKLNSKGFDAWWMDADEPDVHSNLDIGERKARTTPTALGPSTEFFNSYPLPHTHGVYEGDRAADGKRVFILSRKGYAGTQRNAVAVWSGDIVSRWDDMRDQISAGVNVSMSGLPNWTFDIGGFAVEKRYEDQEPAHQAEWRELNTRWFQFGAFVPLFRSHGQFPFREIWNIAPEGTPYYASMAYYSRLRYALLPYIYTLAGDTYHRDGSMMRGLPMDFPNDPKVADINDQYLFGPAFLVAPVTRFGATSRQVYLPAGTSWIDFNSGKRYEGGQRIDAAAPLQRMPLFVRAGSIVPTTTVQQYVDEVPNAPLTVVVYTGADGQFSLYEDDGKGYGYEKGEFSRIPLSWNQAKGVLTIGARQGSWPGMQAKRTINVRFVDGVREETGALEPKADASVQYSGKSLSVARKAAKGAKRKGKAK from the coding sequence ATGCACAACTCGAACCGACCCATCCGCCTGGCACTGAAGCCGCTGCCGCGCCTGCTGGCCCTGTCGCTGGCGGTGCTCGCCGCCGGCGCCCACGCGCAGGAAGTGAAGAAGGACGCCGACGGCGTCACCGTGCGTCCCAGCGCCAAGGGCGCCGCGCCGGTGCGCCTGCAGGTGGTGGACAGCGGCATCATCCGCGTCAGCGCCGATCCGGACGGCGACTTCAAGCGCACCCCGAGCCTGATGCGGGTGCCGGTGCAGGGCGATACCGCGTTCCAGCTGGACGAGCAGGGCGGCACGGTGCGGGTCAAGACCGCCAAGGTCACCGCGCAGGTGTCCGCCGTCGACGGCCACGTCAGCTTCGCCGATGCCAGCGGCAAGCCGCTGCTGGCGGAAGTGGCGGGCGGGCGCAGCTTCGCGCCGCTGAAGGTGGAGGGCAAGTCCTACCTGAGCACGCGCCAGCGCTTCGCCTCGCCCGACGACGAGGCCTTCTACGGCTTCGGCCAGCACCAGCAGGGCTGGATGAACCAGAAAGGCCGCAACGTCGAGCTGCTGCAGAGCAATATCGACCTGGCGGTGCCGTACCTGGTGTCCAGCCGCAACTACGGCATCCTGTGGGACAACAATTCGATCACCCGCATGGGCGACCCGCGCGGCCTGCAGCCGCTGCCGGCGTCGCTGAAGCTGTACGACGCCAAGGGCAAGCCGGGCGCGCTGACCGCGCGCTATTCGGTCAACGGCAAGCAGGTGCTGGAACGCCGCGAAAAAGAGCTCAACTACCAGTACCTGAAGGACCTGGGCAAGTTCCCGAAGAAGGCCAAGCCCAGCGACAAGAGCCGCATGCAGGTCACCTGGGAAGGCGAGATCGAAGCCAGGAGCGGCGGCGAGCACAGCTTCTCGCTGTACGCCAGCGAATACGCCAAGCTGTACGTGGACGGCAAGCTGGTGGTCGACCGCTGGCGCCAGAACTGGAACCCGTGGCACAACGAATTCACCCTCGCGCTGCAGCCGGGCCAGCGCCACAAGGTCAAGGTCGAATGGGACCTGATCGACCCCAGCTACATCGCGCTGCTGCACCGCGACCCGTTGCCGGCGGCCGAAGCCAAGGACCTGTCGCTGTGGTCCGAGGCCGGGCAGATGATCGACTACTACTTCGTCGCCGGCGCCGACGCCGATCAGGTCATCGCCGGCTACCGCGAACTGACCGGCAAGGCGGTGCTGTTGCCGAAGTGGGCCTACGGTTTCTGGCAGAGCCGCGAGCGCTACAAGAGCCAGGACGAACTGGTCGGCGCGCTGGCCGAGTACCGCAAGCGCAAGCTGCCGATCGACAACATCGTGCTCGACTGGTCGTACTGGCCGGAGAACGCGTGGGGTTCGCACGACTTCGACAAGACCCATTTCCCGGACCCGGACGGCATGGTCAAGTCGGTGCACGACATGCACGCGCAGATCATGATCTCGATCTGGCCCAAGTTCTATCCGACCACCGCCAACTACAAGGAACTCGATGCCGCCGGGCACATGTACAAGCGCAACGTCGAGGTCGGCGAGCTGGACTGGATCGGCAAGGGCTACAAGAACTCGTTCTACGACCCGTACTCGGCCGACGCGCAGGCGATCTACTGGCGGCAGATCAACGACAAGCTCAACAGCAAGGGCTTCGACGCGTGGTGGATGGACGCCGACGAGCCGGACGTGCATTCCAACCTGGACATCGGCGAGCGCAAGGCGCGCACCACGCCGACCGCGCTGGGGCCGTCCACCGAGTTCTTCAATTCCTACCCGTTGCCGCATACCCATGGCGTCTACGAGGGCGACCGCGCCGCCGACGGCAAGCGCGTGTTCATCCTCTCGCGCAAGGGCTATGCCGGCACCCAGCGCAACGCGGTGGCGGTGTGGAGCGGCGACATCGTCTCGCGCTGGGACGACATGCGCGACCAGATCTCCGCCGGCGTCAACGTCTCCATGTCGGGCCTGCCGAACTGGACCTTCGACATCGGCGGCTTCGCGGTGGAGAAGCGCTATGAGGACCAGGAGCCGGCGCACCAGGCGGAATGGCGCGAACTCAACACGCGCTGGTTCCAGTTCGGCGCGTTCGTGCCGCTGTTCCGCTCGCACGGCCAGTTCCCGTTCCGCGAGATCTGGAACATCGCCCCGGAAGGCACGCCGTACTACGCGAGCATGGCGTACTACAGCCGCCTGCGCTATGCGTTGCTGCCGTACATCTACACGCTGGCCGGCGACACCTACCATCGCGACGGCAGCATGATGCGCGGCCTGCCGATGGATTTCCCCAACGATCCCAAGGTCGCCGACATCAACGACCAGTACCTGTTCGGGCCGGCGTTCCTGGTCGCGCCGGTGACCCGCTTCGGCGCCACCTCGCGCCAGGTCTACCTGCCGGCCGGTACCTCGTGGATCGACTTCAACAGCGGCAAGCGCTACGAAGGCGGCCAGCGCATCGATGCCGCCGCGCCGCTGCAGCGCATGCCGCTGTTCGTGCGCGCCGGTTCCATCGTGCCCACCACCACCGTGCAGCAATACGTGGACGAGGTGCCGAACGCGCCGCTGACCGTGGTCGTCTACACCGGCGCCGACGGCCAGTTCTCGCTGTACGAGGACGACGGCAAGGGCTATGGCTACGAGAAGGGCGAGTTCAGCCGCATTCCGCTGAGCTGGAACCAGGCCAAGGGCGTACTGACCATCGGCGCGCGCCAGGGCAGCTGGCCGGGCATGCAGGCCAAGCGCACCATCAACGTGCGCTTCGTCGACGGCGTGCGCGAGGAGACCGGCGCGCTGGAGCCCAAGGCCGATGCCAGCGTGCAGTACAGCGGCAAGAGCCTGAGCGTGGCGCGCAAGGCGGCGAAGGGCGCCAAGCGCAAGGGCAAGGCGAAGTGA
- a CDS encoding glycoside hydrolase family 95 protein, whose product MSIALTRRELCKAIGAGLVTGLSVPVAAGAAAAAERTPSAAGDAAATAAAPADPAALTLWYPRPATQWVEALPVGNGRLGAMVWGGIAHERLQLNEDTLYAGQPYDATSPEALAALPQVRALIFAGRYAEAEALADAKMLSRPRKQMPYQPLADLLLDYDRADGIDGYRRELDLDTALASTRFASGGATHLREVFVSSTEQCIVVRLSCDKPGRISLRIGIDSPQAGEVSDEQGALLYAGRNAGFAGIEGGLRFALRVLPQATGGQTRVERGRIRIEGADEVVLLLTAATSYRRYDDVGGDPLALSAAQLRKAAALPYAQLLERHLAAHRRLFRRVAIDLGSSDAAQLPTDERVQRFADGNDPALAALYHQYGRYLLISSSRPGSQPANLQGIWNDLMQPPWESKYTININTQMNYWPSEANALHECVEPLESMLFDLAETGARTARAMYDAPGWVVHNNTDLWRQAGPIDGVKWSLWPMGGVWLLQQLWDRWDYGRDRAYLRRIYPLFKGAAEFFVATLVRDPHTGAMVTNPSLSPENQHPFGAALCAGPAMDAQLLRDLFAQCIKMGELLGVDAAFGARLAELRAQLPPDRIGRAGQLQEWQQDWDMQAPEIHHRHVSHLYALHPSSQINLRDTPQLAAAARRSLQIRGDSATGWGIGWRLNLWARLHDGEHAHRILAMLLSPERTYPNLFDAHPPFQIDGNFGGTAGITEMLLQSWGDSIWLLPALPQAWPRGEVRGLRVRGAAGVDLAWRDGRLQHARLSSDRGGHYTLVYGGQTLTADLSPGATMELGLRNDRLVRQ is encoded by the coding sequence ATGAGCATCGCGCTGACCCGCCGCGAACTGTGCAAGGCGATCGGCGCCGGCCTGGTGACCGGGCTGTCCGTGCCGGTCGCGGCCGGCGCAGCCGCGGCCGCCGAGCGCACACCGTCGGCGGCCGGGGACGCGGCCGCGACTGCGGCAGCGCCTGCCGATCCGGCCGCGCTGACCCTGTGGTACCCGCGCCCGGCCACGCAGTGGGTGGAGGCGCTGCCGGTCGGCAACGGCCGGCTCGGTGCGATGGTGTGGGGCGGCATCGCCCACGAACGCCTGCAGTTGAACGAAGACACGCTGTATGCGGGCCAGCCCTACGATGCGACCTCGCCGGAGGCGTTGGCGGCGTTGCCGCAGGTGCGCGCGTTGATCTTCGCCGGCCGCTACGCCGAGGCCGAGGCATTGGCCGACGCGAAGATGCTGTCGCGCCCGCGCAAGCAGATGCCGTACCAGCCGCTGGCCGACCTGCTGCTCGACTACGACCGTGCCGACGGCATCGACGGCTATCGGCGCGAACTGGACCTGGACACGGCGTTGGCCAGCACCCGCTTCGCCTCCGGCGGCGCCACCCACCTGCGCGAGGTGTTCGTCTCGTCGACCGAGCAGTGCATCGTGGTGCGGCTGTCCTGCGACAAACCCGGCCGCATCTCGCTGCGCATCGGCATCGACAGTCCGCAGGCGGGCGAGGTCAGCGACGAGCAGGGCGCGCTGCTGTACGCCGGGCGCAATGCCGGATTCGCCGGCATCGAGGGCGGGCTGCGCTTTGCGTTGCGCGTGCTGCCGCAGGCCACTGGCGGCCAGACCCGCGTCGAGCGCGGGCGGATCCGCATCGAAGGCGCCGACGAGGTGGTGCTGCTGCTGACCGCGGCCACCAGCTACCGCCGCTACGACGACGTCGGCGGCGATCCGCTCGCGCTCAGCGCCGCGCAGCTGCGCAAGGCGGCCGCATTGCCCTACGCGCAATTGCTGGAACGGCACCTGGCCGCGCACCGGCGGCTGTTCCGCCGGGTCGCGATCGACCTGGGCAGCAGCGACGCCGCGCAGCTGCCCACCGACGAACGCGTGCAGCGCTTCGCCGACGGCAACGATCCGGCGCTGGCCGCGCTCTACCACCAGTACGGCCGCTACCTGTTGATCAGCAGCTCGCGGCCGGGCAGCCAGCCGGCCAACCTGCAGGGCATCTGGAACGACCTGATGCAGCCGCCGTGGGAGAGCAAGTACACGATCAACATCAACACGCAGATGAACTACTGGCCCAGCGAAGCCAACGCCTTGCACGAATGCGTGGAGCCGCTGGAATCCATGTTGTTCGATCTGGCAGAAACCGGTGCCCGCACCGCGCGGGCGATGTACGACGCGCCGGGCTGGGTGGTGCACAACAACACCGACCTGTGGCGCCAGGCCGGACCGATCGACGGCGTGAAGTGGAGCCTGTGGCCGATGGGCGGGGTGTGGCTGCTGCAGCAGCTGTGGGACCGCTGGGACTACGGCCGCGACCGCGCCTACCTGCGACGCATCTATCCGCTGTTCAAGGGCGCGGCCGAGTTCTTCGTCGCCACCCTGGTGCGCGATCCGCACACCGGTGCGATGGTGACCAACCCGTCGCTGTCGCCGGAGAACCAGCATCCGTTCGGTGCCGCACTGTGCGCCGGCCCGGCGATGGATGCGCAATTGTTGCGCGATCTTTTTGCGCAGTGCATCAAAATGGGCGAGCTGCTGGGCGTGGATGCGGCCTTCGGCGCGCGCCTGGCCGAACTGCGCGCGCAGCTGCCGCCGGACCGGATCGGCCGTGCCGGGCAGCTGCAGGAATGGCAGCAGGACTGGGACATGCAGGCCCCGGAAATCCACCATCGCCACGTCTCGCACCTGTATGCGCTGCATCCCTCCAGCCAGATCAATCTACGCGACACCCCGCAGCTGGCCGCCGCGGCGCGGCGCTCTTTGCAGATCCGCGGTGATAGCGCTACCGGCTGGGGCATCGGTTGGCGCCTGAACCTGTGGGCGCGGTTGCACGACGGCGAGCACGCGCATCGTATTCTGGCGATGCTGCTGTCGCCCGAGCGCACCTACCCGAATCTGTTCGACGCGCATCCGCCGTTCCAGATCGACGGCAACTTCGGCGGCACTGCTGGCATCACCGAGATGCTGCTGCAGAGCTGGGGCGACAGCATCTGGCTGTTGCCGGCGCTGCCGCAGGCGTGGCCGCGCGGCGAGGTGCGCGGATTGCGCGTGCGCGGCGCGGCCGGTGTCGATCTGGCGTGGCGCGACGGTCGCCTGCAGCATGCGCGACTGAGCAGCGACCGCGGCGGGCACTACACTCTGGTCTACGGCGGGCAGACCCTGACCGCCGACCTTTCCCCTGGAGCGACGATGGAACTGGGTTTGCGCAACGATCGGCTGGTGCGGCAATGA
- the xylB gene encoding xylulokinase encodes MSLYIGLDVGTQSVKLLAYDADSRRVVATHGHALELISRDDGTREQQAQWWIDGIVACFAALSAEQRAQVRAISVSGQQHGFVPVDAQGQVTAPVKLWCDTSTQRECEEIMQAAGGEQRCVELAGNPILAGYTASKLPWTRKHRSEAYASMTSVLLPHDYVNFWLTGERYTEFGDASGSGWLDVRTRQWSAPLLQAIDPQRDLAAALPPLVPTETTFALSAAAAQTLGLPGDVRVATGGGDNMMAAIGTGNVVPGRLTMSLGTSGTLFAYADRPVVDDAARWAAFCSSSGGWLPLICTMNCTVATETISRLFGIKTGQGEALLDATAPGAGGLVLLPFFNGERTPNLPAARGCMTGMDLHNTTPAHFYRAAMEGATYSLRNGYDAFVDAGLAFDSIYVTGGGSKSAGWRQLIADLFGLPVHVPAQAEGAAFGAALQALWADGHAQGDRASLAEVVLQHQQDEAALSAQPDPQRGAQYQAHYQTFLKHLHAIGPLYAG; translated from the coding sequence ATGAGTCTGTACATCGGCCTGGACGTGGGCACGCAGAGCGTCAAGCTGCTGGCCTACGATGCGGACAGCCGGCGCGTGGTCGCCACGCACGGCCACGCGCTGGAACTGATCAGCCGCGACGACGGCACCCGCGAGCAGCAGGCGCAGTGGTGGATCGACGGCATCGTCGCCTGCTTCGCCGCGCTGAGCGCCGAGCAACGCGCGCAGGTGCGCGCGATTTCGGTGTCCGGCCAGCAGCACGGCTTCGTGCCGGTGGATGCACAAGGACAGGTGACCGCGCCGGTCAAGCTGTGGTGCGACACCAGCACCCAGCGCGAGTGCGAGGAGATCATGCAGGCCGCCGGCGGCGAACAGCGCTGCGTGGAACTGGCCGGCAACCCGATCCTGGCCGGCTACACCGCCTCCAAGCTGCCGTGGACGCGCAAGCACCGCAGCGAGGCCTACGCCAGCATGACCTCGGTGCTGCTGCCGCACGACTACGTCAATTTCTGGCTGACCGGCGAGCGCTACACCGAGTTCGGCGACGCCTCCGGCAGCGGCTGGCTGGACGTGCGCACCCGGCAATGGTCGGCGCCGCTGCTGCAGGCGATCGATCCGCAGCGCGACCTGGCCGCGGCGCTGCCGCCGCTGGTGCCGACCGAGACCACCTTCGCCCTGTCCGCGGCCGCGGCGCAGACCCTGGGGCTGCCGGGCGACGTGCGCGTGGCCACCGGCGGCGGCGACAACATGATGGCCGCGATCGGCACCGGCAACGTGGTGCCCGGGCGGCTGACGATGAGCCTGGGCACCTCCGGCACGCTGTTCGCGTACGCCGACCGGCCGGTGGTCGACGATGCCGCGCGCTGGGCCGCGTTCTGCTCGTCCAGCGGCGGCTGGCTGCCGTTGATCTGCACGATGAACTGCACCGTGGCCACCGAGACCATCTCGCGCCTGTTCGGGATCAAGACCGGGCAGGGCGAGGCCTTGCTCGACGCCACCGCGCCTGGCGCCGGCGGACTGGTGCTGCTGCCGTTCTTCAACGGCGAGCGCACCCCGAACCTGCCGGCCGCGCGCGGCTGCATGACCGGCATGGACCTGCACAACACCACCCCGGCGCATTTCTACCGCGCGGCGATGGAAGGCGCGACCTACAGCCTGCGCAACGGCTATGACGCCTTCGTCGATGCCGGGCTGGCGTTCGACTCGATCTACGTCACCGGCGGCGGCAGCAAGAGTGCAGGGTGGCGGCAACTCATCGCCGACCTGTTCGGCTTGCCGGTGCACGTGCCGGCGCAGGCCGAGGGCGCCGCGTTCGGCGCCGCGCTGCAGGCGCTGTGGGCCGACGGCCACGCGCAGGGCGACCGCGCCAGCCTGGCCGAGGTGGTGCTGCAGCACCAGCAGGACGAGGCCGCGCTGTCCGCGCAGCCGGATCCGCAACGCGGCGCGCAGTACCAGGCGCACTACCAGACCTTCCTGAAACACTTGCACGCCATTGGCCCGCTCTACGCCGGCTGA
- the xylA gene encoding xylose isomerase encodes MSNSVYIGAKEYFPGIGRIAFEGKASDNPLAFKVYDATKRIGDKTMAEHLRFAVAYWHSFCGNGADPFGPGTRAYPWDAGSDALGRAEAKADAAFEFFTKLGVPYYCFHDIDLAPDADDVGQYEKNLAHMVGIAKQRQADTGIKLLWGTANLFSHPRYMNGASTNPDFNVVARAAVQVKAALDATVELGGENYVFWGGREGYASLHNTQMKREQDNMARFLTIARDYGRSIGFTGNFLIEPKPMEPMKHQYDFDSATVIGFLRQHGLDQDFKLNIEANHATLSGHSFEHDLQVASDAGLLGSIDANRGNPQNGWDTDQFPTDLYDTVGAMLVVLRQGGLAPGGLNFDAKVRRESSDPQDLFLAHIGGMDAFARGLEVAHALLTSSPLEQWRAERYSSFDSGAGAAFAAGSSTLADLAAHAAKAGAPKQVSGRQEAYENLINQYLIR; translated from the coding sequence ATGAGCAACTCCGTCTACATCGGCGCCAAGGAATACTTCCCGGGCATCGGCCGCATCGCGTTCGAAGGCAAGGCCTCGGACAACCCGCTGGCGTTCAAGGTCTACGATGCGACCAAGCGCATCGGCGACAAGACCATGGCCGAGCACCTGCGCTTCGCGGTGGCGTACTGGCACAGCTTCTGCGGCAACGGCGCCGATCCGTTCGGGCCGGGCACGCGCGCCTATCCGTGGGACGCCGGCAGCGATGCGCTGGGCCGCGCCGAGGCCAAGGCCGATGCGGCGTTCGAGTTCTTCACCAAGCTCGGCGTGCCGTACTACTGCTTCCACGACATCGACCTGGCGCCGGACGCGGACGACGTCGGCCAGTACGAGAAGAACCTCGCGCACATGGTCGGCATCGCCAAGCAGCGCCAGGCCGACACCGGCATCAAGCTGCTTTGGGGCACCGCGAACCTGTTCTCGCACCCGCGTTACATGAACGGCGCGTCGACCAACCCGGACTTCAACGTGGTCGCGCGCGCGGCGGTGCAGGTCAAGGCCGCGCTCGACGCCACCGTCGAACTGGGCGGCGAGAACTACGTGTTCTGGGGCGGCCGCGAAGGCTATGCCAGCCTGCACAACACGCAGATGAAGCGCGAGCAGGACAATATGGCGCGCTTCCTCACCATCGCCCGCGACTACGGCCGCAGCATCGGCTTCACCGGCAATTTCCTGATCGAGCCCAAGCCGATGGAGCCGATGAAGCACCAGTACGACTTCGACAGCGCCACGGTGATCGGCTTCCTGCGCCAGCACGGGCTGGACCAGGACTTCAAGCTCAACATCGAGGCCAACCACGCCACGCTGTCGGGCCACAGCTTCGAGCACGACCTGCAGGTGGCGTCCGATGCGGGCCTGCTGGGCAGCATCGACGCCAACCGCGGCAACCCGCAGAACGGCTGGGACACCGACCAGTTCCCGACCGACCTGTACGACACGGTGGGGGCGATGCTGGTGGTGCTGCGGCAGGGCGGGCTGGCGCCGGGCGGGCTGAACTTCGACGCCAAGGTGCGGCGCGAGTCGTCCGATCCGCAGGACCTGTTCCTGGCGCACATCGGCGGCATGGACGCGTTCGCGCGCGGGTTGGAGGTTGCCCACGCGCTGCTGACGTCCTCGCCGCTGGAGCAGTGGCGCGCCGAGCGCTACAGCAGCTTCGACAGCGGCGCCGGCGCGGCGTTCGCGGCCGGCAGCAGCACGCTGGCAGACCTGGCGGCGCACGCGGCCAAGGCCGGCGCGCCCAAGCAGGTCAGCGGCCGCCAGGAAGCCTACGAGAACCTGATCAACCAGTACCTGATCCGCTGA
- a CDS encoding sugar porter family MFS transporter, with product MSSVSLDRHADGAGENTRLIILISCVATIGGFLFGFDSGVINGTVDGLKQTFHSSAAGTGFEVASMLLGCAFGAFFAGWLADRLGRRAVLIISAVLFLLSAIGAGAAHSSLFFVFARVMGGFAVGAASVMSPAYIAEVAPARYRGRLATVQQIAIISGLFTAFLSNYVLVKLASASTEPLWLGQAAWRWMFWMQAFPSLVFLLLLLAIPESPRYLVVKGRRDAALVVLTKLYGPREAQAKLTEISASLAADQHKPKLSDLVSKVTGKVRPIVWIGIGLATFQQLVGINVVFYYGAVLWQAVGFSESDSLLINVLSGALSIGACLITVMLIDKIGRKPLLWVGSAGMAVSLALVTLAFASASLDEAGKLAMSPGMGRLALIAANVYVIFFNMSWGPVMWVMLGEMFPNQIRGSGLAVAGAAQWTSNFAITVSFPILLGSIGLAGAYGIYTVAAFISVFFVLKYVYETKGRELEQMQG from the coding sequence ATGTCCAGCGTATCCCTAGACCGCCACGCCGATGGCGCAGGCGAGAACACGCGTCTCATCATCCTCATCAGTTGCGTCGCCACCATCGGCGGGTTCCTGTTCGGCTTCGACAGCGGCGTGATCAACGGCACCGTCGACGGCCTCAAGCAGACCTTCCATTCCAGCGCCGCCGGCACCGGCTTCGAGGTCGCCTCGATGCTGCTGGGCTGCGCGTTCGGCGCGTTCTTCGCCGGCTGGCTGGCCGACCGCCTCGGCCGCCGCGCGGTGCTGATCATCTCCGCGGTGCTGTTCCTGCTGTCGGCGATCGGCGCCGGCGCCGCGCACAGCTCCCTGTTCTTCGTCTTCGCCCGGGTCATGGGCGGCTTCGCGGTCGGCGCAGCCAGCGTGATGTCGCCGGCGTACATCGCCGAGGTCGCGCCGGCGCGTTACCGCGGCCGGCTGGCCACGGTGCAGCAGATCGCCATCATCAGCGGCCTGTTCACCGCGTTCCTGAGCAACTACGTGCTGGTCAAGCTGGCCAGCGCCTCGACCGAGCCGCTGTGGCTGGGCCAGGCCGCGTGGCGCTGGATGTTCTGGATGCAGGCGTTCCCCTCGCTGGTGTTCCTGCTGCTGTTGCTGGCGATCCCGGAGAGCCCGCGCTACCTGGTGGTCAAGGGCCGCCGCGACGCCGCGCTGGTGGTGTTGACCAAGCTCTACGGCCCGCGCGAGGCGCAGGCCAAGCTGACCGAGATCTCCGCCTCGCTGGCGGCCGACCAGCACAAGCCGAAGCTGTCGGACCTGGTCAGCAAGGTCACCGGCAAGGTGCGTCCGATCGTGTGGATCGGCATCGGCCTGGCCACCTTCCAGCAACTGGTCGGCATCAACGTGGTGTTCTACTACGGTGCGGTGCTGTGGCAGGCGGTGGGTTTCTCCGAGAGCGATTCGCTGCTGATCAACGTGCTGTCCGGCGCGCTGAGCATCGGCGCCTGCCTGATCACGGTGATGCTGATCGACAAGATCGGGCGCAAACCGCTGCTGTGGGTCGGCTCGGCCGGCATGGCGGTGTCGCTGGCGCTGGTCACGCTGGCCTTCGCCAGCGCCTCGCTGGACGAAGCCGGCAAGCTGGCGATGTCGCCGGGCATGGGCCGGCTGGCGCTGATCGCGGCCAACGTCTACGTGATCTTCTTCAACATGTCCTGGGGCCCGGTGATGTGGGTGATGCTGGGCGAGATGTTCCCCAACCAGATCCGCGGCTCCGGCCTGGCGGTGGCGGGCGCGGCGCAGTGGACCTCGAACTTCGCCATCACCGTGTCGTTCCCGATTCTGCTCGGCAGCATCGGCCTGGCTGGCGCCTACGGCATCTACACCGTGGCCGCGTTCATCTCGGTGTTCTTCGTGCTCAAGTATGTGTACGAGACCAAGGGTCGCGAGCTGGAGCAGATGCAGGGCTGA
- the pcnB gene encoding polynucleotide adenylyltransferase PcnB yields MPFTLQLIPRDQHNVSRKDISPNALRVLYRLREAGFGAYLVGGAVRDLLVELQPKDFDVATDATPEQVKQLFRNCRLIGRRFRLAHVVYGREIIEVATFRANVDDGSGDRELDNGRLVRDNVYGSIEDDAVRRDFTCNALYYAIEDFSVRDYTGGFADVQARLMRMIGDPEQRYREDPVRMLRAVRLAAKLDFEIEPTTAEPIPRLAGLLAEAAPARLFEEVLKLFLSGDGVASFEGLERYGLLAALFPESAAALASNRSGALRRMLIEGLRNTDARVANDEPVSPAFLFALLLWPAYCRALMALQKQGMQLEEAQRRAADRVTLHQLSTVALPRRFSLPMQEIWLLQSRFTSRQRKRVVRTLSHPRFRAAFDFLILRQSASAEHEADIAYWRELQQQPGYAPPPRGFDPEIDYVGDEVAMAPADSEETPKRRRRRRRRPDAAAPAE; encoded by the coding sequence GTGCCGTTCACTCTGCAGCTGATCCCGCGCGATCAGCACAACGTCTCGCGCAAGGACATCAGTCCCAATGCGCTGCGCGTGCTGTACCGGCTGCGCGAAGCCGGCTTCGGCGCGTACCTGGTCGGCGGCGCGGTCCGCGATCTGCTGGTCGAGCTGCAGCCCAAGGACTTCGACGTCGCCACCGACGCCACCCCCGAACAGGTCAAGCAGCTGTTCCGCAACTGCCGCCTGATCGGCCGCCGCTTCCGCCTGGCGCACGTGGTCTACGGCCGCGAGATCATCGAGGTGGCCACGTTCCGCGCCAACGTCGACGACGGCAGTGGCGACCGCGAGCTCGACAACGGCCGCCTGGTCCGCGACAACGTCTACGGCAGCATCGAGGACGACGCGGTGCGCCGCGACTTCACCTGCAACGCGCTGTACTACGCGATCGAGGACTTCTCGGTGCGCGACTACACCGGCGGCTTCGCCGACGTGCAGGCGCGGCTGATGCGCATGATCGGCGACCCCGAGCAGCGCTACCGCGAAGACCCGGTGCGCATGCTGCGCGCGGTGCGCCTGGCCGCCAAGCTGGATTTCGAGATCGAGCCGACCACCGCCGAACCGATCCCGCGCCTGGCCGGGCTGCTGGCCGAAGCGGCGCCGGCACGGCTGTTCGAGGAAGTGCTGAAGCTGTTCCTGTCCGGCGACGGCGTGGCCAGCTTCGAAGGCCTGGAGCGCTACGGCCTGCTCGCCGCGCTGTTCCCGGAGAGCGCGGCGGCGCTCGCCTCCAACCGCAGCGGCGCGCTGCGGCGGATGCTGATCGAAGGCCTGCGCAACACCGATGCGCGGGTGGCCAACGACGAGCCGGTGTCGCCGGCGTTCCTGTTCGCGCTGCTGCTCTGGCCGGCCTACTGCCGCGCGCTGATGGCGCTGCAGAAGCAGGGCATGCAGCTGGAGGAGGCGCAGCGCCGCGCCGCCGACCGGGTGACCCTGCACCAGCTGAGCACGGTCGCGCTGCCGCGGCGGTTCTCGCTGCCGATGCAGGAGATCTGGTTGCTGCAGTCGCGCTTCACCTCGCGCCAGCGCAAGCGGGTGGTGCGGACCTTGTCGCACCCGCGCTTCCGCGCCGCATTCGACTTCCTGATCCTGCGCCAGTCGGCCTCGGCCGAGCACGAGGCCGATATCGCCTACTGGCGCGAACTGCAGCAGCAGCCCGGCTACGCGCCGCCGCCGCGCGGCTTCGACCCGGAAATCGACTACGTCGGCGACGAGGTGGCGATGGCCCCGGCCGACAGCGAGGAAACCCCCAAGCGCCGCCGGCGCCGGCGCCGGCGTCCGGATGCCGCCGCCCCGGCCGAGTGA